The following are encoded together in the Phragmitibacter flavus genome:
- a CDS encoding sulfite exporter TauE/SafE family protein codes for MPFPDSILDQTLLTSGSALLLALVGALFIGMAKAGLAGCGLVSVVLFAETLGAKASTGVVLPLLIAADLMGFWLLRRGGSWKQVWPLAPPAILGVVIGWWLLDKLDNLLARQAIGWVILALLALKLLLDWKRDQLAHLHRHAIFTWGIGVAAGVTTMLANAAGPVMAVYLLAHRHGKADYLGVFTRFFLFINLVKVPFSAQIGLINGPSLWTNALLLPAVVGGIFLGWRVVKVMSQKVFEWAMFVFALLAAIRLVA; via the coding sequence ATGCCGTTCCCCGACTCGATTCTCGACCAAACTTTGCTAACCAGTGGCAGCGCTTTGTTGCTCGCGCTGGTCGGAGCCTTGTTCATCGGCATGGCAAAGGCGGGCCTGGCGGGCTGTGGATTGGTGAGCGTGGTGTTGTTTGCGGAAACTTTGGGAGCGAAAGCTTCGACGGGTGTGGTGCTGCCTTTGTTGATCGCGGCAGATTTGATGGGCTTCTGGCTGCTGCGGCGTGGTGGCTCCTGGAAACAGGTGTGGCCGTTGGCGCCGCCTGCCATTTTGGGGGTGGTGATCGGATGGTGGCTGCTCGACAAGCTGGACAATCTGCTTGCCCGACAGGCGATTGGATGGGTGATTTTAGCGCTTCTCGCGCTGAAATTGCTGTTGGATTGGAAGCGGGATCAGCTCGCGCACCTGCATCGGCATGCGATTTTCACATGGGGAATCGGCGTGGCGGCGGGGGTGACGACCATGCTGGCAAATGCGGCAGGGCCGGTGATGGCGGTTTATTTGCTGGCTCACCGGCATGGAAAGGCGGATTATCTGGGCGTTTTCACGCGCTTTTTCCTTTTCATTAATTTGGTGAAGGTGCCGTTTAGTGCGCAGATCGGACTGATCAATGGGCCGTCTTTATGGACCAATGCCCTGCTCTTGCCGGCGGTGGTGGGAGGCATTTTTCTTGGCTGGCGGGTGGTGAAAGTGATGTCGCAGAAGGTTTTTGAGTGGGCGATGTTTGTGTTTGCCCTGCTGGCTGCAATCCGGTTGGTGGCTTGA
- a CDS encoding AraC family transcriptional regulator codes for MSSGQSEVGGRRSEVGGRRSEVGGRRSEVGGRRSEVGRRKAEGGRRKAEGGRRKAEGGRRKAEVDWGGLLAN; via the coding sequence AAGTGGGCAGTCGGAGGTCGGAGGTCGGAGGTCGGAGGTCGGAGGTCGGAGGTCGGAGGTCGGAGGTCGGAGGTCGGAGGTCGGAGGTCGGAGGTCGGAGGTCGGAAGGCGGAAGGCGGAAGGCGGAAGGCGGAAGGCGGAAGGCGGAAGGCGGAAGGCGGAAGGCGGAAGGCGGAAGGCGGAGGTGGATTGGGGTGGCCTGCTCGCGAACTAG